From a region of the Cenarchaeum symbiont of Oopsacas minuta genome:
- a CDS encoding radical SAM domain protein, with protein sequence MNVRMTGKRIVLTADRSLMTNYRGNFLYGFIACGPYEVLPEWVFDKVFCPAVETDPITGEAKVAQVGLRRVESALLQGYDKNDVFIANPEHLAKSIGPDTKVVGINVMDPLGMAPVTTTMSPEKLSYVAMKFKKMCADIIQLKKKYNFHVAVGGNGAWELAKSDRMKIHGIDTVVVGEADELALDLFEDMEKGDAPELMNCFVKNIQNIPVIEGPTVNSLIEAMRGCGRGCDFCDVNKRSKKDLPVERLQHEAKINLDYGFDSIWLHSDEMLLYGCDNRDFIPNRDVITDLWSNLKNLGANFVGTTHMTFSAVAADPELMHQISSINEQKKDNRWLATNLGIETVSPSMVKKHLGIKTKPFSSDEWGSVVVEGAKILNKNHWFPAATIIIGWPDETPDDIQYTIDMINDFRTMNFRGLVAPLLYQDFGEKNSMHFGNLNEAQFTLFWRCWENNLRVINDIIPIILRNKTYGPPMKIFMYGIIKAGTWAIMRYLRGLCKDLFNGRTPEEIIEKYSKSRSVSSQKIITKKL encoded by the coding sequence TTGAATGTACGTATGACTGGCAAGAGAATTGTTCTTACTGCAGATCGCAGTCTGATGACTAACTATCGTGGAAACTTTTTGTATGGATTTATCGCATGTGGTCCATACGAAGTTCTTCCTGAATGGGTCTTTGACAAAGTTTTTTGTCCGGCCGTTGAAACGGATCCCATTACTGGAGAAGCAAAAGTAGCTCAAGTCGGACTTCGTAGAGTAGAGAGTGCCCTGTTACAAGGATATGATAAAAATGACGTCTTTATTGCAAATCCAGAACATCTTGCCAAATCCATAGGTCCAGATACAAAAGTAGTAGGAATTAACGTCATGGATCCACTCGGTATGGCTCCTGTTACAACTACAATGTCTCCTGAAAAACTCTCTTACGTAGCAATGAAATTTAAGAAAATGTGTGCTGATATTATACAGCTAAAAAAGAAATATAATTTTCACGTTGCAGTAGGAGGAAATGGAGCATGGGAACTTGCAAAATCTGACCGTATGAAAATACATGGAATTGATACAGTAGTTGTAGGAGAAGCAGACGAGCTTGCACTAGATCTCTTCGAAGATATGGAAAAAGGCGATGCTCCCGAATTGATGAATTGTTTTGTCAAAAACATTCAGAATATACCAGTAATCGAAGGCCCAACAGTAAATTCACTTATAGAAGCTATGAGGGGTTGCGGTAGAGGTTGTGATTTTTGTGACGTAAACAAGCGTTCTAAAAAAGATCTGCCTGTGGAACGATTACAGCATGAAGCAAAGATAAATCTAGATTATGGATTTGATTCTATTTGGCTACATTCAGACGAGATGCTTTTGTATGGTTGTGATAATCGAGATTTTATTCCAAATAGAGATGTAATAACAGATCTTTGGAGTAACCTCAAGAATTTAGGTGCAAACTTTGTTGGTACAACTCACATGACATTTTCAGCGGTCGCAGCGGATCCAGAACTTATGCATCAAATATCTTCAATAAATGAACAGAAAAAAGACAATCGTTGGCTTGCTACAAACTTGGGAATAGAAACGGTTTCACCATCCATGGTAAAAAAACATCTTGGAATCAAGACAAAACCATTTTCATCAGATGAATGGGGGAGTGTAGTAGTAGAAGGGGCAAAAATACTCAACAAAAATCATTGGTTCCCTGCTGCAACAATAATCATAGGATGGCCCGATGAGACCCCAGATGACATACAGTATACGATAGATATGATAAATGACTTTAGAACTATGAACTTTAGAGGATTGGTAGCGCCGTTATTATACCAAGACTTTGGTGAGAAAAATTCAATGCACTTTGGAAATCTCAACGAAGCCCAGTTTACCCTCTTTTGGCGTTGTTGGGAAAACAACCTGAGGGTCATAAATGATATTATTCCAATTATACTCCGCAATAAAACATATGGACCACCAATGAAAATTTTCATGTATGGAATAATAAAAGCAGGTACATGGGCCATAATGAGATATCTGCGTGGACTGTGCAAGGATCTGTTTAACGGTAGAACTCCAGAAGAAATTATAGAAAAATACTCAAAGAGCAGATCTGTCTCATCTCAAAAAATTATAACGAAAAAATTATAG
- a CDS encoding putative exported protein, with protein sequence MIVQILALVILVSSLLGSQVVMAQIPTGQSPFERTYTGIKLLDAYFGTAEEKMEIEPGDFHVPFTIVFSNVGNSDIVGLTGDLAMPINFRSFGLDASMVRADTEASVRAGDSFTLTFYIDVGEHTKIGKYTGTVITEYSRLRETGQRSELFTFDFELVGRSIIDASVINPFVSSFGYNNITINLKNTGSASASGVIANIRTLSMDDNIESVESQGIVIFESIWNIGNIKAGKAKNITTNIYVPGDLASKTIKFPLNIKYFDAQGLVQNVERTVDIYVQGLVDLHIYGINVIDISNKQTIIGHILNEGNEKALFAFVTVESLKGSNIKNATQFIDDIDIDSPVPFNIPIEFDGMPQYGYHDIKVDVRYKDGIRNETTITYNATVFIPEPIDNDGVDVTAIVLVLLTIFVVVIVFIFMIKNKRKVRND encoded by the coding sequence ATGATTGTTCAAATCTTGGCATTGGTGATACTTGTATCGAGTTTGCTTGGATCACAGGTTGTAATGGCACAGATTCCCACTGGGCAATCACCGTTTGAGAGAACATATACTGGAATAAAATTACTCGATGCATATTTTGGAACCGCAGAGGAAAAGATGGAGATCGAGCCTGGCGATTTTCATGTGCCATTCACAATTGTTTTTTCAAATGTAGGTAATTCGGACATAGTTGGACTAACAGGTGATCTTGCAATGCCGATAAATTTTAGATCTTTTGGATTGGACGCATCCATGGTTAGAGCAGATACCGAAGCTAGTGTAAGAGCAGGAGACTCTTTTACGCTGACGTTTTACATAGATGTTGGAGAACATACAAAGATAGGAAAATATACGGGAACTGTAATAACAGAATATTCTAGACTGCGCGAAACAGGACAGCGATCCGAACTATTTACATTTGATTTTGAACTTGTAGGAAGAAGTATAATTGATGCAAGTGTGATCAATCCATTTGTATCTTCATTTGGGTATAACAACATAACAATAAATCTAAAGAACACTGGATCAGCTTCGGCTAGTGGTGTTATAGCAAATATACGTACACTGTCAATGGATGATAATATTGAATCTGTAGAATCTCAAGGAATTGTAATCTTTGAAAGTATCTGGAATATAGGTAACATAAAAGCAGGAAAAGCCAAAAATATTACTACAAATATCTATGTACCTGGCGACCTTGCAAGTAAAACTATCAAATTTCCATTAAATATAAAATACTTTGATGCACAAGGATTAGTCCAAAATGTAGAAAGAACTGTAGACATTTATGTACAAGGGCTCGTAGATCTGCACATATACGGAATAAATGTAATTGATATATCAAACAAGCAGACGATAATAGGACACATACTCAACGAAGGAAACGAGAAAGCATTATTTGCATTTGTTACAGTAGAATCACTCAAAGGATCAAATATTAAAAATGCTACACAGTTTATTGACGATATTGACATAGATTCTCCTGTGCCATTTAACATACCAATAGAATTTGATGGTATGCCCCAATACGGATATCATGATATCAAAGTAGACGTAAGGTATAAAGACGGAATTCGAAATGAGACTACCATAACCTATAATGCCACAGTGTTCATTCCCGAACCCATTGATAATGATGGAGTGGATGTAACTGCGATAGTTTTGGTATTACTGACTATATTTGTAGTTGTTATTGTGTTCATTTTTATGATAAAGAACAAAAGAAAAGTCCGCAATGATTAG
- a CDS encoding ABC transporter permease, producing the protein MAIMNYKINLATKMLFNKRGSLIGAILAITIGILVIHVNFVIFQGLFDAIVRDISDYTNGDVLITSDEDFITKSDLYLVNWFEHIEEVDAATPRLYGSGKLETSSFGKQYELNQVLLIGVDPFNDIRVSTAHQTVSDGQYVFARNSMTIGSAIASDLGDVKVGDRVALTVTDRYGVDRERSFVVSGISASPGGQGFDYSAVVHINTLRDMMDRDGHSSSIMVRLVDSTKAEEVKNQFLATFGDDDYEAETIEESAEQELAGFRSGIAMINMIGYFGMMSAAFAIITIQMMLVNSKTREVGIIRSIGAKRSDIMMVFLIQGMLIGAIGAGVGTTVGLAYTVYAKETNMTFAGSIPLEVSYNWIKIVQTAVLAFVLAIIASLYPSFRATKLLPVEAMRSV; encoded by the coding sequence ATGGCAATAATGAATTATAAAATTAATCTTGCCACAAAAATGCTTTTTAACAAAAGAGGTAGTCTTATCGGAGCTATTTTGGCCATAACCATAGGTATACTTGTGATACATGTAAATTTTGTAATATTTCAAGGATTGTTTGATGCCATAGTTCGTGACATATCAGATTATACCAACGGTGACGTGCTGATTACCAGCGACGAGGATTTCATTACAAAATCAGATCTTTATCTAGTTAACTGGTTTGAACATATAGAGGAGGTGGATGCAGCTACCCCTCGCCTTTATGGTTCGGGCAAATTGGAAACATCAAGTTTTGGAAAACAGTATGAGTTAAACCAAGTTTTACTTATTGGTGTAGATCCTTTTAATGATATTCGAGTTTCAACTGCACATCAAACTGTCTCAGATGGTCAGTATGTTTTTGCACGTAATTCCATGACGATTGGTTCGGCAATCGCAAGTGATTTAGGAGATGTTAAAGTTGGAGACAGAGTTGCTCTAACCGTTACGGATAGATACGGTGTTGACAGAGAACGTAGCTTTGTAGTTTCAGGAATTTCTGCATCTCCTGGCGGTCAAGGTTTTGATTATAGTGCAGTAGTGCATATCAACACTCTACGCGACATGATGGATCGTGATGGACATAGTAGTTCAATTATGGTAAGACTTGTAGATTCGACTAAAGCTGAGGAAGTAAAGAATCAATTTCTAGCGACGTTTGGAGACGATGATTATGAGGCAGAAACCATAGAAGAGTCGGCCGAACAAGAGCTTGCTGGATTTCGTTCTGGCATTGCGATGATAAATATGATAGGATACTTTGGCATGATGTCTGCTGCTTTTGCCATAATAACCATACAGATGATGTTGGTCAACAGTAAGACGCGTGAGGTTGGAATAATACGTTCTATAGGAGCAAAACGTAGTGACATTATGATGGTATTTTTGATACAAGGTATGCTTATCGGTGCCATAGGTGCAGGTGTGGGTACTACAGTAGGGCTTGCATATACTGTGTATGCAAAAGAGACAAACATGACATTTGCAGGAAGCATTCCGTTAGAAGTTAGTTACAACTGGATAAAAATTGTACAGACTGCCGTTTTGGCTTTTGTGTTGGCCATTATAGCATCATTATATCCTTCATTTAGGGCTACAAAATTGTTGCCCGTAGAGGCGATGCGCAGTGTCTAA
- a CDS encoding NUDIX hydrolase, with protein MRKKIYSGKIIDLYRYDIKIEGRKVRRDIIIHPGAAAIVAFDSDGKIILVKQNRFPHGYVLEVPAGTLEKGETPMQCAKRELLEETGYAVRRLKKLISYHPTIGASTEIIHCFVALDAKKVSSTKLDSDEFITVLKMDVNKLIHMIKTGKITDSKTICSVLVYATKNGLL; from the coding sequence GTGAGAAAAAAGATCTATTCAGGAAAAATAATCGATTTATACCGATATGACATAAAGATAGAGGGCAGAAAGGTTAGACGTGACATTATAATTCACCCTGGAGCTGCTGCTATAGTTGCATTTGATTCTGACGGTAAGATTATTCTAGTAAAACAAAATAGATTTCCTCACGGCTATGTATTAGAAGTTCCTGCTGGAACACTTGAAAAAGGAGAGACACCAATGCAGTGTGCTAAACGAGAACTGCTTGAAGAGACAGGATATGCGGTAAGACGCCTGAAAAAGCTTATTTCATATCATCCTACAATAGGAGCTAGTACTGAGATTATACATTGTTTTGTGGCTTTGGATGCCAAAAAAGTTTCATCAACAAAGCTTGATTCTGACGAATTTATTACCGTGTTAAAAATGGATGTAAACAAGCTTATCCATATGATAAAAACAGGAAAAATTACTGATTCAAAAACCATCTGTTCCGTTTTAGTCTATGCAACAAAAAATGGACTATTATAG
- a CDS encoding ABC transporter: protein MSKVVLDIQSVSKTYGKGNSKVYGINDVSLSLESGQFVLIVGSSGSGKSTLLNVMGMLDRPTSGTIFIDGIDYTKLDDNQVSTLRNKKIGFIFQFSNLLSDLTVMENVMLPRQISGNECKAHRDAFELLGAVGLKNQAYKQANAISGGQMQRVAIARGLINHPSIVLADEPTGNLDSVSSKDVVNLMKSIAKKLDCTFVIVTHDEEQFGKVDRVITINDGKIVKDTAILDSYGDNT, encoded by the coding sequence GTGTCTAAAGTGGTTTTGGACATCCAATCTGTATCAAAAACATATGGAAAAGGAAACTCCAAAGTTTATGGTATTAACGATGTGTCATTATCTTTGGAATCTGGACAGTTTGTACTAATCGTTGGTAGTTCAGGATCTGGAAAATCTACATTGCTTAACGTTATGGGTATGCTTGATAGACCAACTTCTGGAACTATATTCATAGATGGAATAGACTATACGAAACTTGACGATAATCAAGTGTCTACACTACGTAACAAAAAGATTGGATTCATATTTCAGTTTTCAAATTTACTTTCAGATCTTACCGTGATGGAAAATGTTATGCTGCCTAGACAGATATCTGGAAACGAGTGCAAAGCTCATAGAGATGCGTTTGAACTACTTGGCGCGGTAGGACTTAAAAATCAGGCATACAAACAAGCAAATGCCATATCTGGAGGACAGATGCAACGTGTGGCTATAGCACGAGGGTTGATAAATCATCCATCAATTGTACTTGCCGATGAGCCTACTGGAAATCTCGATTCAGTTAGCTCTAAAGACGTGGTGAATCTAATGAAATCTATAGCAAAGAAACTAGATTGTACATTTGTGATCGTAACTCATGATGAAGAACAATTTGGCAAAGTAGATAGAGTAATAACGATAAATGATGGAAAAATTGTAAAAGATACTGCCATCCTAGACTCGTATGGAGATAACACATGA